In Flavobacterium sp. CBA20B-1, one DNA window encodes the following:
- a CDS encoding lipopolysaccharide biosynthesis protein: MEKNNLNKSIKKGVVWTGLDFVGKAGLQFLLQLILAKLLVPSDFGIIGMAMVFSVIIQAFVDFGFASALIQMSEKEITEKTYNTAFWTGFGLNIIVYLLLCLIIGPIAANFYNEPILIKVFPILSLNIIFNSFNIIQLVKLTRNLEFNKLAAVNFIGNLIACVVSVIMAYNGFGLWSIAINGAVISLSSLPIYFYFNRWFPKFLWSKEEFDKIFGFGVFATGTQLTNSVTSQIDYLLIGKLVDKHHLGLYAFSFQITSIIRSAVVGIISKVMYPIYAKIRDDKKALRNYYGQIVKFNTLTVSSIMIILFLYSEHLLQLVYGNKWNEAIDIIQILSISSIVTVMAGSNTSLIRALGYASLEFKIQLFKTIIIYIPSIILGTYFYGIVGTAWSIVFNGVASVIIAMYFMRKLIGFNYYDLIKSIYKTALICLIIYVVYLFLKNNFVISIIISITLIFILSSLAYKKELQKLKL; encoded by the coding sequence GTGGAAAAAAACAATCTAAATAAAAGTATAAAAAAAGGTGTAGTCTGGACAGGATTGGACTTTGTTGGGAAAGCTGGTTTGCAGTTTCTCTTACAGTTGATATTAGCAAAACTGTTAGTTCCTTCCGATTTCGGAATCATTGGAATGGCAATGGTTTTTTCTGTGATTATTCAAGCATTTGTTGATTTCGGTTTTGCTTCCGCTTTAATCCAGATGTCCGAAAAAGAAATTACTGAAAAAACGTATAATACAGCCTTTTGGACGGGTTTCGGACTAAACATTATAGTTTATCTATTGTTATGTTTAATTATCGGTCCTATAGCTGCTAATTTTTATAACGAACCAATATTAATAAAGGTTTTTCCTATTCTGTCATTAAATATAATATTTAACTCATTTAATATCATTCAATTAGTTAAACTTACAAGAAATCTAGAATTTAATAAATTAGCAGCTGTAAATTTTATTGGAAATCTAATAGCTTGTGTTGTATCTGTAATAATGGCTTACAATGGTTTTGGATTGTGGAGTATAGCTATAAATGGTGCCGTTATTTCATTATCATCATTACCTATATATTTTTATTTCAATAGGTGGTTTCCTAAATTTTTATGGAGTAAAGAGGAATTTGATAAAATATTTGGTTTTGGAGTATTTGCAACAGGAACTCAATTAACGAATAGTGTGACTTCTCAAATTGATTATCTGCTTATAGGAAAATTAGTCGATAAGCATCATTTAGGACTTTATGCTTTTTCATTTCAAATTACCAGTATTATTAGATCAGCCGTGGTAGGTATTATTTCTAAAGTTATGTACCCTATATATGCAAAAATCAGAGATGATAAAAAAGCTTTAAGAAATTATTATGGACAGATTGTTAAGTTTAATACACTTACGGTTTCTTCTATAATGATTATTTTATTCCTTTATTCAGAGCATTTACTTCAATTAGTATATGGTAATAAATGGAATGAAGCAATAGATATTATTCAAATTCTGTCAATAAGTTCAATTGTGACAGTAATGGCTGGTTCAAATACTTCTTTAATTAGAGCGTTAGGTTATGCCTCTTTAGAATTTAAAATTCAACTTTTTAAGACTATAATCATATATATTCCATCGATAATATTAGGAACATATTTTTACGGTATTGTAGGAACTGCTTGGAGCATAGTTTTTAATGGAGTCGCTTCTGTTATTATAGCTATGTACTTTATGCGGAAATTAATTGGATTTAATTATTATGATTTGATTAAATCAATATACAAAACTGCATTAATATGTTTAATTATTTATGTTGTGTATTTATTTTTGAAAAATAACTTTGTTATAAGTATAATTATTTCCATCACGCTTATATTTATATTGTCAAGTTTAGCATATAAAAAAGAATTACAAAAATTAAAATTATGA
- a CDS encoding four helix bundle protein codes for MAKIVCHTELRVYKLSFELGMEIYELTKTFPREEMYSLTDQIRRSSRSVSGNIAEAWRKRRYPKSFVAKLSDSDGEAAETQVWLEYALGCNYISQELFNELNLKYNHLLGMLVSMMINPDKWSL; via the coding sequence ATGGCTAAAATTGTTTGTCATACCGAATTAAGAGTTTATAAATTATCGTTTGAGTTAGGAATGGAAATTTATGAATTGACCAAAACTTTTCCTCGGGAAGAAATGTACTCGCTTACAGATCAAATCCGTCGTTCTTCTCGTTCTGTTTCAGGAAATATTGCTGAGGCATGGCGAAAAAGACGTTATCCAAAATCTTTTGTAGCTAAGCTTTCTGATTCGGATGGGGAAGCTGCAGAAACACAAGTTTGGCTCGAATATGCATTGGGCTGTAATTACATCAGTCAAGAATTGTTTAATGAATTGAATTTAAAATACAATCATTTATTGGGAATGCTCGTTTCCATGATGATAAACCCAGATAAATGGTCACTATAA
- a CDS encoding nucleotide sugar dehydrogenase — protein sequence MESRNIDLSSQSHPNTQSPLHKIAVIGLGYVGLPLARLFATKYPTVGFDINQSRIAELNKGTDSTLEVSDEVLQYVLVNENPFSHRITPSPSHPATSGLYCSANIDDIKEANIYVVTVPTPVDKNNRPDLTPLYKSSETVGKVLKKGDIVIYESTVYPGVTEEECIPVLERVSGLKFNVDFFAGYSPERINPGDKEHTVEKILKVTSGSTPEIGKIVDDLYKSVITAGTHLAPTIKVAEAAKVIENSQRDINIAFVNELAKIFNLLEIDTHAVLEAAGTKWNFLPFKPGLVGGHCIGVDPYYLAQKAQEKGYHPEIILAGRRLNDSMGEYVASQVVKCMIKKGINVNGANVLNLGITFKENCPDVRNTKAVDVIHHLQDYGITVTTYDPWANPEEVLHEYNLVSHSNLDTEPAEVCQSELVSDPSNSKSAKQSHPVIQSPSHQFDAIVLTVAHKEFLDLELNQYLKDNGVVYDVKGILENSDNRL from the coding sequence ATGGAATCAAGAAATATAGACTTATCGTCACAAAGTCACCCCAACACCCAGTCACCTCTTCACAAAATCGCCGTGATAGGTCTCGGATACGTTGGTTTGCCGTTGGCAAGATTATTTGCAACTAAATATCCGACAGTAGGTTTTGATATCAACCAATCAAGAATAGCAGAATTAAACAAGGGGACAGATAGTACGCTTGAGGTTTCTGATGAGGTGCTACAATATGTATTGGTCAATGAAAATCCGTTTTCACACCGCATCACCCCATCACCCAGCCACCCAGCCACCTCCGGTCTCTACTGCTCAGCAAATATCGATGACATCAAAGAAGCTAATATCTATGTAGTAACCGTTCCAACACCGGTAGATAAAAACAATCGTCCGGATCTTACACCACTTTACAAATCATCTGAAACAGTTGGTAAAGTGTTGAAAAAAGGTGATATTGTGATTTACGAATCTACCGTATATCCTGGTGTAACTGAGGAAGAATGCATTCCAGTATTGGAGCGAGTATCTGGTTTAAAATTCAATGTAGATTTCTTTGCAGGATATTCACCAGAGCGTATCAATCCAGGAGACAAAGAACATACCGTAGAAAAAATATTGAAAGTAACCTCAGGTTCTACGCCCGAGATTGGCAAAATAGTAGATGACTTATACAAATCAGTAATTACCGCAGGTACGCATTTGGCACCAACCATTAAAGTAGCCGAAGCTGCCAAAGTAATTGAAAACTCTCAGCGCGATATCAATATTGCATTTGTGAACGAACTAGCAAAGATTTTTAATTTGTTAGAAATTGATACGCATGCCGTGTTGGAAGCAGCCGGAACCAAATGGAACTTCTTGCCGTTTAAACCAGGTTTGGTAGGCGGTCACTGTATTGGTGTTGACCCTTATTATTTGGCTCAAAAAGCACAAGAAAAGGGCTATCACCCAGAGATTATCTTGGCAGGACGCCGATTGAACGATTCTATGGGCGAATATGTAGCCTCGCAAGTGGTGAAATGCATGATTAAAAAAGGTATTAATGTAAATGGTGCGAACGTTTTGAATTTAGGTATTACCTTTAAAGAAAACTGCCCCGATGTGCGCAATACCAAAGCCGTAGATGTCATTCATCATTTACAAGATTATGGCATCACCGTAACCACCTACGACCCATGGGCTAACCCAGAAGAAGTATTACATGAATATAATTTAGTAAGTCATTCAAATTTGGACACTGAGCCTGCCGAAGTGTGTCAATCTGAACTTGTTTCAGACCCGAGCAACAGCAAATCGGCGAAGCAATCTCACCCAGTCATCCAGTCACCCAGTCACCAATTTGATGCCATCGTCCTAACGGTAGCACATAAAGAGTTTTTAGATTTAGAATTAAATCAATACCTCAAAGACAACGGAGTGGTGTATGATGTGAAAGGGATTTTAGAAAATAGTGATAATAGGTTGTAA
- a CDS encoding nitroreductase family protein, translating to MKKKIKYIYKQIKLVLLKLFYSNRTLAKLYYFFFDTSFNREMFSVIQGKRSYYRMSLGQNQNKYQLVRNIHKIEKGISMKNRRSTFALDFIEETVDTYLNLRNNLNIDSQISWAKEVLNNYFDITDSNNPIIGKMKKKFVETADNFEGQNIPYKSSERVESTISYDDFLILSKRRRSVRWYQQKEVNLDLINKAIELSLQAPSACNRQPFKYYIIKDEKILRRLSKLPMGTTGYADNIPLLIAVVGDLSAYFDERDRHVIYIDSSLSAMSFILALETLGLSSCIINWPDIEIKEKKIQSILKLDNNQRVTMLISVGYADQEGFIPFSCKRDVKDAITVI from the coding sequence ATGAAGAAAAAAATTAAGTATATATATAAACAAATAAAACTAGTATTACTAAAGCTATTTTATTCTAATAGAACTCTAGCTAAATTGTATTATTTCTTTTTTGATACTTCTTTTAATAGAGAAATGTTTTCTGTTATTCAAGGAAAGCGAAGTTATTATAGAATGTCATTGGGTCAAAATCAAAATAAATATCAATTAGTGAGGAATATTCATAAAATAGAGAAAGGTATTTCTATGAAAAATAGAAGATCAACTTTTGCCTTAGATTTTATAGAAGAGACTGTTGATACCTATTTAAATTTAAGGAATAACTTAAATATTGATTCTCAAATATCTTGGGCTAAAGAAGTTTTAAATAATTATTTTGATATAACGGATTCTAATAATCCTATTATAGGAAAGATGAAGAAAAAATTTGTTGAAACTGCCGATAACTTTGAGGGACAGAATATTCCATACAAAAGCAGTGAAAGAGTTGAATCTACAATTTCTTATGATGATTTTTTAATTTTAAGTAAAAGAAGAAGATCTGTAAGATGGTATCAACAAAAAGAAGTAAATCTTGACCTTATAAATAAAGCGATAGAATTATCACTCCAAGCTCCAAGCGCTTGTAACAGACAGCCATTTAAGTATTATATAATTAAAGATGAAAAAATATTAAGAAGATTGTCAAAGTTACCTATGGGGACGACAGGATATGCAGATAATATTCCTCTTTTAATAGCTGTTGTTGGAGATTTAAGTGCATATTTTGATGAGAGGGATAGACATGTTATTTATATTGATAGTAGTTTATCTGCAATGAGTTTTATTTTAGCGTTGGAAACGTTAGGTTTAAGTTCTTGTATAATTAACTGGCCTGATATTGAAATAAAAGAAAAAAAGATTCAATCTATATTAAAATTAGATAATAATCAACGAGTAACAATGTTGATAAGTGTTGGTTATGCAGATCAGGAAGGGTTTATTCCTTTTTCTTGTAAGAGAGATGTTAAAGATGCAATAACAGTTATTTAG